The proteins below are encoded in one region of Nonomuraea helvata:
- a CDS encoding ABC transporter permease: MLYYLRKIAFYLVALWTAVTLNFLIPRMMPGDPVTILLAKAQQRGGVDPAARRAYELMLGTDTGEPLFTQYLLYLRNMARGDFGISVSSFPAPVSEVIAASLPWTVVLVGLATVLSVLTGITLGALVGWRRGTWLDSLVPATTVLSAVPYFWLALVLVAVFSSALGWFPLLGGYDVNLTPGWSGEFLASAVYYGILPAATIVISSIGGWLLGMRNMMVSTMAEDYVRTAVAKGLRNRRIMVWYAARNAALPSIAGFAISLGFVVAGSVVTEQVFSYPGIGSKLLQAVENNDYALMQGIFLVITVAVLGANLVVDLLYSIVDPRTRAGAAT, translated from the coding sequence ATGCTGTACTACCTGCGCAAGATCGCCTTCTACCTGGTCGCCCTCTGGACGGCGGTGACCCTGAACTTCCTCATCCCCCGCATGATGCCCGGTGACCCGGTCACCATCCTGCTGGCCAAGGCGCAGCAGCGCGGCGGAGTCGACCCCGCCGCGCGCCGCGCTTACGAGCTGATGCTCGGCACCGACACCGGCGAGCCGCTGTTCACCCAGTACCTGCTCTACCTGAGGAACATGGCCCGCGGCGACTTCGGCATATCCGTGAGCTCCTTCCCGGCTCCCGTTTCCGAGGTCATCGCCGCATCGCTGCCCTGGACCGTCGTCCTGGTCGGCCTGGCGACCGTGCTGTCAGTGCTGACCGGCATCACGCTGGGAGCGCTGGTGGGCTGGCGCCGGGGCACCTGGCTGGACTCGCTGGTGCCCGCGACCACGGTGCTGTCGGCCGTGCCGTACTTCTGGCTGGCCCTCGTCCTGGTCGCCGTCTTCTCCTCCGCGCTCGGCTGGTTCCCGCTGCTGGGTGGTTACGACGTCAACCTCACCCCCGGCTGGAGCGGCGAGTTCCTCGCCTCGGCCGTGTACTACGGCATCCTCCCCGCCGCGACAATCGTGATCTCCTCGATCGGCGGCTGGCTGCTGGGCATGCGCAACATGATGGTCTCGACGATGGCGGAGGACTACGTCCGTACGGCTGTCGCCAAAGGACTGCGCAACCGGCGCATCATGGTCTGGTACGCGGCCCGCAACGCGGCACTGCCCTCCATCGCCGGATTCGCCATCTCACTGGGGTTCGTGGTGGCCGGCTCGGTCGTCACCGAGCAGGTCTTCTCCTATCCGGGCATCGGCTCCAAGCTCCTGCAGGCTGTTGAGAACAACGACTACGCGCTCATGCAGGGCATCTTCCTGGTCATCACGGTCGCCGTCCTCGGCGCCAACCTGGTGGTCGACCTGCTCTACAGCATCGTCGATCCGCGGACGCGAGCGGGGGCGGCCACATGA
- a CDS encoding dipeptide/oligopeptide/nickel ABC transporter permease/ATP-binding protein, whose protein sequence is MTAISRRDPKFVIGLILIGVIAAIGVVGPLLAGDPDAINDMGLTPPGGEHLLGTTQTGQDVLSQITYATRGSLVIGALVGVMATLLSALFGIVGAYAGGLVDEAFSLLSNVMLVIPGLPLVIVISAFVPAEQRGWWTIALVLAITSWAGSARVLRAQTLSLRNREYVLAARVAKERPWRIIGVEILPNLLPLLASQFVFAVIAAILSEAGLSFLGLGASNSATLGTMLYYAQNGFALQLGAWWWFAPPGIIIALLGCGLALINFSIDEIINPKLRIPAARLADTRRQEAGRVDQAADDAVLTVANLSVTYRGERPVQAVKDISLTVRRGEILGLAGESGSGKTTLAYAISRLHRPPAEITSGTVAFHDRAGTAVDVLALPPHELRTFRWAKLSMVFQGAMDSLNPVMTVGAQLEDVLTTHLPRLSAAERRARCATALELVRVDPRWLRSYPHELSGGMRQRVMIGMALLLEPQIMIMDEPTSALDVVVQRGILKEILRLRDELGFAVVFITHDLPLLLEVSDRIAIMLHGEIVECASAEEIHKQPRHPYTRRLLGSFPSLTGDRGAFVRSGGAR, encoded by the coding sequence ATGACGGCAATCAGCCGGCGGGACCCGAAATTCGTGATCGGACTGATCCTGATCGGGGTCATCGCCGCCATCGGCGTGGTCGGACCGCTCCTCGCCGGCGACCCGGACGCGATCAACGACATGGGGCTGACGCCGCCGGGCGGGGAGCACCTGCTGGGCACCACCCAGACCGGCCAGGACGTGCTGTCCCAGATCACCTACGCCACCCGGGGCTCGCTCGTCATCGGCGCGCTCGTGGGCGTCATGGCCACACTGCTGTCGGCGCTCTTCGGCATCGTCGGCGCCTACGCCGGTGGTCTGGTGGACGAGGCCTTCTCGCTGCTGTCCAACGTGATGCTGGTGATCCCCGGGCTCCCGCTGGTGATCGTGATCTCCGCTTTCGTCCCGGCGGAGCAACGCGGCTGGTGGACGATCGCGCTGGTGCTCGCGATCACCAGCTGGGCCGGCTCGGCTCGCGTGCTCCGCGCGCAGACGCTGTCGTTGCGCAACAGGGAGTACGTCCTGGCCGCCCGCGTGGCCAAGGAGCGGCCGTGGCGCATCATCGGCGTGGAGATCCTCCCGAACCTCCTGCCCCTGCTGGCCTCCCAGTTCGTGTTCGCGGTCATCGCCGCGATTCTCAGCGAAGCCGGCCTGTCCTTCCTCGGCCTGGGCGCATCCAACTCCGCCACGCTCGGGACCATGCTCTACTACGCGCAGAACGGCTTCGCGCTGCAACTCGGCGCGTGGTGGTGGTTCGCGCCGCCCGGCATCATCATCGCCCTGCTCGGTTGCGGCCTGGCGCTGATCAACTTCAGCATCGACGAGATCATCAACCCGAAGCTCCGGATTCCGGCCGCCCGCCTGGCGGATACGCGCCGCCAGGAGGCGGGGCGTGTCGACCAGGCCGCCGACGACGCCGTTCTCACCGTGGCCAACCTGTCGGTGACCTACCGGGGCGAACGGCCCGTACAGGCCGTCAAGGACATCTCGCTGACGGTACGGCGAGGCGAGATCCTGGGCCTGGCGGGCGAGTCGGGCAGCGGCAAGACCACCCTCGCCTATGCGATCAGCCGGCTCCACCGGCCGCCGGCGGAGATCACCTCCGGCACGGTCGCCTTCCACGACCGCGCCGGCACAGCCGTCGACGTCCTCGCCTTGCCGCCGCACGAGCTGCGTACCTTCAGATGGGCGAAGCTCTCCATGGTGTTCCAGGGGGCGATGGACTCGCTCAACCCCGTCATGACCGTCGGCGCCCAGCTGGAGGACGTGCTCACCACCCACCTGCCCCGACTGTCGGCGGCCGAGCGCCGGGCCCGCTGCGCCACGGCGCTGGAGCTGGTCAGGGTGGACCCTAGGTGGCTGCGCTCCTACCCGCACGAGCTCTCCGGAGGCATGCGGCAACGGGTCATGATCGGCATGGCGCTCCTCCTCGAACCCCAGATCATGATCATGGACGAGCCGACGAGCGCCCTCGACGTCGTCGTCCAGCGCGGCATCCTCAAAGAGATCCTGCGCTTGCGGGACGAGCTGGGCTTCGCGGTCGTGTTCATCACGCACGACCTCCCCCTCCTCCTGGAGGTGAGCGACAGAATCGCGATCATGCTGCACGGCGAGATCGTCGAGTGCGCGAGCGCCGAGGAGATCCACAAGCAGCCACGCCACCCCTACACCCGGCGCCTGCTCGGCTCCTTCCCCAGCCTCACCGGCGACCGCGGCGCCTTCGTGCGATCGGGAGGTGCCCGGTGA
- a CDS encoding ABC transporter substrate-binding protein, giving the protein MLVIYTGATGDMQVNFNPFTPGSPSTGPIYEPLFFYNTARADPPQPRLGQKFSWNADGTQLSITLRQGVKWSDGQPFTSRDVVFTLDLLAKNKALNTTGYRGKATAVDDTHVSVKFDEPSFVDGPQLLGRIYIVPEHVWKSVADPTTAQMRNPVATGPYLEDDVKPQAYTVKANPSHWGGEPAIKRVRVLSLSGNQAGAAAIRAGQIDWQTGPVPNVKNAEQAYPGYKVIITPVNQMVLDTCSNPDLGCKGPQTDPAVRQAIYYAVNRTQLNALAFENTSSEISPSLALLERDQAFISGRLQNKVAPMQPDEARAQQILEGAGYAKGADGIYAKDGKPLQLTLKTVSGWTDYITAVNALSQQLKKAGIKVTAQQLSFNEWSDARGRGDYELIIDSLSQGPAADPFYVYSYFYGSDTTEKVGKQAGTNVSRFTDPQVDAAIAALKKIDPKDTAARQPQFDTIQTRIEQAMPYIPLLTQGTISVYNATKFTGWPTKEDLYAFPAAWQSPDNSEIFRRLKPTGK; this is encoded by the coding sequence ATGCTCGTGATCTACACGGGCGCCACCGGCGACATGCAGGTCAACTTCAATCCCTTCACCCCGGGCAGCCCGTCGACCGGGCCGATCTACGAGCCCCTCTTCTTCTACAACACCGCTCGGGCCGATCCCCCCCAGCCACGGCTGGGCCAGAAGTTCTCGTGGAACGCCGATGGCACGCAACTGTCGATCACGCTCCGCCAAGGCGTGAAATGGTCCGACGGCCAGCCGTTCACCTCCAGGGACGTGGTCTTCACGCTCGACCTGCTCGCCAAGAACAAGGCGTTGAACACCACCGGCTACCGCGGCAAGGCGACCGCGGTGGACGACACCCACGTATCGGTCAAGTTCGACGAGCCGTCGTTCGTGGACGGTCCGCAGCTTCTCGGCCGCATCTACATCGTGCCTGAGCACGTGTGGAAGTCCGTGGCCGACCCCACGACCGCCCAGATGCGCAACCCCGTCGCCACCGGGCCCTACCTTGAGGACGACGTCAAGCCGCAGGCATACACGGTGAAGGCCAACCCGAGCCATTGGGGCGGGGAACCCGCGATCAAGCGCGTCCGCGTCCTGTCGCTGTCAGGCAACCAGGCCGGAGCAGCGGCGATCAGGGCCGGCCAGATCGACTGGCAGACCGGGCCCGTGCCGAATGTCAAGAACGCCGAGCAGGCCTACCCCGGCTACAAGGTCATCATCACTCCGGTGAACCAAATGGTGCTGGACACCTGCAGCAACCCGGACCTCGGTTGCAAGGGACCGCAGACCGACCCCGCCGTCCGCCAGGCGATCTACTACGCCGTCAACCGGACCCAGCTCAACGCGCTGGCTTTCGAGAACACCTCCAGCGAGATCTCGCCCAGCCTTGCCCTGCTGGAACGAGACCAGGCGTTCATCTCCGGTCGGCTGCAGAACAAGGTCGCGCCGATGCAGCCCGACGAGGCCAGGGCCCAGCAGATCCTGGAGGGCGCCGGTTACGCCAAGGGGGCCGACGGCATCTACGCCAAGGACGGCAAGCCCTTGCAGCTGACCCTCAAGACCGTCTCCGGCTGGACCGACTACATCACCGCGGTCAACGCGCTTTCCCAGCAGCTCAAGAAGGCCGGCATCAAGGTGACCGCGCAGCAGCTGTCCTTCAACGAATGGTCCGACGCCCGCGGGCGCGGCGACTACGAGCTGATCATCGACTCCCTCTCCCAGGGCCCGGCCGCCGACCCGTTCTACGTCTACAGCTACTTCTACGGCTCCGACACCACCGAGAAGGTCGGCAAGCAGGCCGGCACGAACGTCAGCCGCTTCACCGATCCCCAGGTCGACGCCGCCATCGCCGCGCTCAAGAAGATCGACCCGAAGGACACCGCCGCACGGCAGCCGCAGTTCGACACCATCCAGACCCGCATCGAACAGGCCATGCCGTACATCCCGCTGCTCACCCAGGGCACGATCAGCGTCTACAACGCCACCAAGTTCACCGGCTGGCCGACCAAGGAAGATCTCTACGCCTTCCCGGCCGCCTGGCAGTCGCCGGATAACTCGGAGATCTTCCGACGGCTCAAGCCCACCGGGAAATGA